In Humulus lupulus chromosome 7, drHumLupu1.1, whole genome shotgun sequence, the following are encoded in one genomic region:
- the LOC133789488 gene encoding histone H3.3-like, giving the protein MARTKQTARKSTGGKAPRKQLATKAARKWAPNTGGVKKPHRYRAGTVALREIRRYQKSTELLIRKLPFQRLVREIAQDFKINMRFQSHAVLALQEAAEAYLVGLFEDTNLCAIHAKRVTIMPKDIQLARRIRGERA; this is encoded by the coding sequence ATGGCTCGTACGAAGCAAACTGCTCGCAAATCCACTGGTGGAAAGGCTCCCAGGAAGCAGCTTGCGACGAAGGCTGCAAGGAAATGGGCTCCGAATACTGGTGGAGTTAAGAAGCCGCATCGTTATCGTGCAGGAACAGTTGCCCTTCGTGAAATTAGGAGGTACCAGAAGAGCACTGAGCTTTTGATCCGGAAATTGCCATTCCAGCGCCTTGTTCGTGAGATCGCTCAGGACTTTAAGATTAATATGAGGTTCCAGAGCCACGCGGTTCTTGCCCTACAAGAGGCAGCAGAAGCTTATTTGGTGGGTCTGTTCGAGGACACAAATCTGTGTGCCATTCATGCCAAGAGGGTCACTATTATGCCCAAGGACATTCAATTGGCGCGTCGTATTCGCGGTGAACGTGCTTAA